A portion of the Pseudomonas sp. PSE14 genome contains these proteins:
- a CDS encoding AsmA family protein has translation MKAFGKILGIVVLGLLLLLVAAGFVLTHFFNPNDYKDEIRQLARDKANVELNLKGDIGWSLFPWLGLELHDTSVATLQAPNQPFADVQLLGMSVRVLPLLRKELQMSDIRVEGLNLSLNRDKNGAGNWENIGKPLQPAGGTPATAQPAPAPSEPAKPAAAETHQAMKLDIDSLTVKNARIDYADAQSGKNYTAEGIELTTGAIREGSNIPVKFSAYLGSNQPVIRARTELTGNLRFDRALKRYQLEDTKLSGEVSGDPLQGKTANYSAQGQLILDQAAQIAEWNGLKITVNQLRALGELKARELDKEPKFDGGLSLAPFNLREFLNGIGQTLPEMADANTLTKLELSTRVAGTRNSLNLGDIKLKLDDSNFSGNLGIADFSKQAIRAQLNGDRLDLDRYLPGKAAKAQEATSAARKAEVEATTSNAIQGDSPLPNAPTQQAWSDAPMLPVAKLRTLDLDVALQLAQLTLDKLPIENANLKLRGQDGLLNLDDMRGELYDGKFNATASLDVRQDVPLLKAQKHIADVPVDRLLESQGQKPPVKGLLDLDADITTQGLSQKAWINNLNGTAHFVLTQGVLLNANLEQQLCQGIATLNRKALEGQHGGKDTPFRELQGNLTFRNGVASNPDLKASIPGLTVKGDGDIDLRVLGMDYRVGVIIEGDKSDMPDPACQVNKRYVGIEWPLRCRGPLELGAKACRLDKDGLGKIAGQLAGERLNEKLEEKFGDKVSPELKDALKGLLKKK, from the coding sequence ATGAAAGCGTTCGGCAAAATCCTCGGCATCGTTGTCCTGGGCCTGCTGTTGCTCCTCGTCGCAGCTGGCTTCGTGCTGACCCACTTCTTCAACCCGAACGACTACAAGGACGAAATCCGCCAACTGGCCCGCGACAAGGCCAACGTCGAGCTGAACCTCAAGGGCGACATCGGCTGGAGCCTGTTCCCCTGGCTGGGCCTGGAACTGCACGACACCAGCGTCGCTACCCTGCAGGCCCCTAACCAGCCCTTCGCCGACGTGCAACTGCTGGGCATGTCGGTGCGGGTGTTGCCGCTGCTGCGCAAGGAGCTGCAGATGAGCGACATCCGCGTCGAAGGCCTGAACCTGAGCCTGAACCGCGACAAGAACGGCGCCGGCAACTGGGAAAACATCGGCAAGCCCCTCCAGCCGGCCGGCGGCACACCCGCCACCGCGCAGCCGGCGCCCGCGCCCAGCGAACCGGCCAAGCCGGCCGCCGCCGAAACGCACCAGGCGATGAAGCTCGACATCGACAGCCTGACGGTGAAGAACGCGCGCATCGACTACGCCGACGCGCAGAGCGGCAAGAACTACACGGCCGAGGGCATCGAGCTGACCACTGGCGCCATCCGCGAGGGCAGCAACATCCCGGTCAAGTTCAGCGCCTACCTGGGCAGTAACCAGCCGGTGATCCGCGCCCGCACCGAACTGACCGGCAACCTGCGCTTCGACCGCGCCCTCAAGCGCTATCAACTGGAAGACACCAAGCTGTCCGGCGAAGTCTCCGGTGATCCGCTGCAGGGCAAGACCGCCAACTACAGCGCCCAGGGCCAGTTGATCCTCGACCAGGCCGCCCAGATCGCCGAGTGGAACGGTCTGAAGATCACCGTCAATCAGCTGCGCGCCCTCGGCGAGCTCAAGGCCCGCGAGCTGGACAAGGAGCCCAAGTTCGATGGCGGCCTGTCGCTGGCGCCGTTCAACCTGCGCGAATTCCTCAATGGTATTGGCCAGACCCTGCCGGAAATGGCCGACGCCAACACCCTGACCAAGCTGGAGCTGTCCACCCGCGTGGCCGGCACCCGCAACAGCCTGAATCTGGGTGACATCAAGCTGAAGCTCGACGACAGCAACTTCAGCGGCAACCTCGGCATCGCCGATTTCAGCAAGCAGGCCATCCGCGCCCAGCTGAACGGCGACCGCCTGGACCTCGACCGCTACCTGCCGGGCAAGGCTGCCAAGGCCCAGGAAGCCACCAGCGCCGCGCGCAAGGCTGAGGTCGAGGCCACCACCAGCAACGCCATCCAGGGCGACAGCCCGCTGCCCAACGCGCCAACCCAGCAGGCCTGGAGCGACGCCCCCATGCTGCCGGTCGCCAAACTGCGCACCCTCGACCTGGACGTCGCGCTCCAGCTTGCTCAGCTGACCCTCGACAAGCTGCCAATCGAGAACGCCAACCTCAAGCTGCGCGGCCAGGACGGCCTGCTCAACCTCGACGACATGCGCGGCGAACTCTACGACGGCAAGTTCAACGCCACCGCAAGCCTCGACGTACGCCAGGACGTGCCGCTGCTCAAGGCGCAGAAGCACATCGCTGACGTACCGGTGGACCGCCTGCTCGAATCCCAGGGCCAGAAGCCGCCGGTGAAAGGCCTGCTCGACCTGGACGCCGACATCACCACCCAGGGCCTCAGCCAGAAGGCCTGGATCAACAACCTCAACGGCACCGCGCACTTCGTCCTGACCCAAGGCGTGCTGCTCAACGCCAACCTGGAGCAGCAGCTGTGCCAGGGCATCGCCACCCTCAACCGCAAGGCGCTCGAAGGGCAACATGGCGGCAAGGACACACCGTTCCGCGAGCTACAGGGCAACCTGACCTTCCGCAATGGCGTGGCCAGCAACCCGGACCTGAAGGCGAGCATCCCCGGCCTGACCGTCAAGGGCGACGGCGACATCGACCTGCGCGTGCTGGGCATGGATTACCGCGTCGGTGTGATCATCGAAGGCGACAAGAGCGACATGCCCGACCCGGCCTGCCAGGTGAACAAACGCTACGTCGGCATCGAATGGCCGCTGCGCTGCCGCGGCCCGCTGGAACTGGGCGCCAAGGCCTGCCGCCTGGACAAGGACGGCCTCGGCAAGATCGCCGGACAACTGGCCGGGGAACGGCTGAACGAAAAACTCGAAGAGAAGTTCGGCGACAAGGTCAGTCCCGAGCTCAAAGACGCACTCAAAGGGCTGCTCAAGAAGAAATGA
- a CDS encoding ABC transporter substrate-binding protein codes for MKRILLAWIGCGLLLASAAKAETDGSGYSMVLLTENFPPYNMAINGKNFAQEDNIDGIAVDIVKEMYKRAGVSYSLTLRFPWDRIYKLALEKPGYGVFVTARLPERENLFKWVGPIGPDDWVLLAKGDSQITLNNLEEAKKYRVGAYKGDAMAEYLAKHGFEPVLALRDQENAGKLQEGQIDLWASGDPAGRYLAKQVGISGLKTVLRFNSDQLFLALNRETPDEVVQKLQAALDKMRAEGFVDDVLNSYL; via the coding sequence CTGAAGCGCATTCTGCTTGCATGGATTGGCTGCGGCCTGCTGCTGGCCAGCGCGGCAAAGGCGGAAACGGATGGCTCCGGCTACAGCATGGTGCTGCTGACCGAGAACTTCCCGCCGTACAACATGGCCATCAACGGCAAGAACTTCGCCCAGGAAGACAACATCGACGGGATCGCCGTCGACATCGTCAAGGAGATGTACAAGCGTGCCGGCGTCTCCTACAGCCTGACCCTGCGCTTCCCCTGGGACCGTATCTACAAGCTGGCGCTGGAGAAGCCCGGCTACGGGGTATTCGTCACGGCTCGCCTGCCGGAGCGGGAGAACCTGTTCAAGTGGGTCGGTCCGATCGGCCCGGACGACTGGGTCCTGCTGGCCAAGGGCGACAGCCAGATCACCCTGAACAACCTGGAAGAGGCCAAGAAGTACCGCGTCGGCGCCTACAAGGGCGACGCCATGGCCGAGTACCTGGCCAAGCATGGTTTCGAACCGGTGCTGGCGCTGCGCGACCAGGAGAACGCCGGCAAGCTGCAGGAAGGCCAGATCGACCTGTGGGCGAGCGGGGATCCTGCGGGGCGCTACCTGGCCAAGCAGGTGGGGATTTCCGGTCTGAAGACGGTGCTGCGTTTCAACAGCGACCAGTTGTTCCTGGCGCTGAATCGCGAGACACCGGATGAGGTGGTGCAGAAGCTGCAAGCCGCGCTGGACAAGATGCGCGCCGAAGGCTTCGTCGACGACGTGCTCAACAGTTACCTGTAA
- a CDS encoding oxidative damage protection protein, which yields MTRLVMCRKYKEELPGLDRAPYPGAKGQDIYEHVSKKAWDEWQKHQTMLINERRLNMMNAEDRKFLTAEMDKFLSGEEYAQAEGYVPPSA from the coding sequence ATGACCCGACTGGTGATGTGCCGCAAGTACAAAGAAGAGCTGCCCGGCCTCGATCGCGCGCCCTACCCCGGAGCCAAGGGCCAGGACATCTACGAGCACGTCTCGAAGAAAGCCTGGGACGAATGGCAGAAGCACCAGACCATGCTGATCAACGAGCGCCGCCTGAACATGATGAACGCCGAGGATCGCAAGTTCCTCACCGCAGAGATGGACAAGTTCCTCAGTGGCGAGGAATACGCGCAGGCCGAGGGCTACGTCCCGCCCAGCGCGTAA
- the hisF gene encoding imidazole glycerol phosphate synthase subunit HisF — translation MALAKRIIPCLDVDNGRVVKGVKFENIRDAGDPVEIARRYDEQGADEITFLDITASVDGRDTTLHTVERMASQVFIPLTVGGGVRTVQDIRNLLNAGADKVSINTAAVFTPEFVGEAAARFGSQCIVVAIDAKKVSGPGEVPRWEIFTHGGRKPTGLDAVEWAKKMEGLGAGEILLTSMDQDGVKSGYDLGVTRAISEAVNVPVIASGGVGNLQHLADGIIEGKADAVLAASIFHFGEYSVPEAKAYLASRGIVVR, via the coding sequence ATGGCACTGGCTAAACGCATCATCCCCTGCCTCGACGTGGACAACGGCCGCGTGGTGAAGGGCGTCAAGTTCGAGAACATCCGCGACGCCGGCGACCCGGTGGAAATCGCCCGCCGCTACGACGAGCAGGGCGCGGACGAAATCACCTTCCTCGACATCACCGCCAGCGTCGATGGCCGCGACACCACCCTGCACACCGTCGAGCGCATGGCCAGCCAGGTGTTCATCCCGCTGACCGTGGGCGGTGGCGTGCGTACCGTGCAGGACATCCGTAACCTGCTCAATGCCGGTGCGGACAAGGTCTCGATCAACACCGCCGCGGTGTTCACCCCCGAGTTCGTCGGCGAAGCCGCTGCGCGCTTTGGCTCGCAGTGCATCGTGGTCGCCATCGACGCGAAGAAAGTGTCGGGCCCCGGCGAAGTGCCGCGCTGGGAGATCTTTACCCACGGCGGCCGCAAGCCCACCGGGCTCGATGCGGTGGAGTGGGCGAAGAAGATGGAAGGCCTGGGCGCCGGTGAAATCCTGCTGACCAGCATGGACCAGGACGGTGTGAAGAGCGGCTACGACCTGGGCGTGACCCGCGCCATCAGCGAGGCGGTGAACGTTCCAGTAATCGCCTCCGGCGGCGTCGGCAACCTGCAGCACCTGGCCGACGGCATCATCGAAGGCAAGGCGGATGCGGTGCTGGCCGCCAGCATCTTCCACTTCGGCGAGTACAGCGTGCCGGAGGCCAAGGCCTATCTGGCCAGCCGCGGCATCGTCGTTCGCTGA
- the hisB gene encoding imidazoleglycerol-phosphate dehydratase HisB, whose amino-acid sequence MAERKASVARDTLETQIKVSIDLDGTGKARFDTGVPFLEHMMDQIARHGLIDLDIECKGDLHIDDHHTVEDIGITLGQAFAKAIGDKKGIRRYGHAYVPLDEALSRVVIDFSGRPGLQMHVPFTRASVGGFDVDLFMEFFQGFVNHAQVTLHIDNLRGHNTHHQIETVFKAFGRALRMAIELDERMAGQMPSTKGCL is encoded by the coding sequence ATGGCCGAACGCAAGGCATCCGTCGCGCGCGACACCCTGGAAACCCAGATCAAGGTTTCCATCGACCTGGATGGAACGGGCAAGGCCCGCTTCGATACCGGGGTTCCCTTCCTCGAGCACATGATGGACCAGATAGCCCGCCACGGCCTGATCGACCTGGACATCGAGTGCAAGGGCGACCTGCATATCGACGACCATCATACCGTTGAGGACATCGGCATCACCCTCGGTCAGGCCTTTGCCAAGGCCATCGGCGACAAGAAGGGCATCCGCCGCTACGGCCATGCCTACGTGCCGCTGGACGAGGCGCTGTCGCGCGTGGTCATCGACTTCTCCGGCCGCCCGGGGCTGCAGATGCACGTGCCGTTCACCCGCGCCAGCGTCGGTGGCTTCGACGTCGACCTGTTCATGGAGTTCTTCCAGGGCTTCGTCAATCACGCCCAGGTGACCCTGCACATCGACAACCTGCGCGGCCACAACACCCACCACCAGATCGAGACCGTGTTCAAGGCCTTCGGCCGCGCGCTGCGCATGGCCATCGAGCTGGACGAGCGCATGGCCGGCCAGATGCCGTCCACTAAAGGGTGCCTGTGA
- the mutY gene encoding A/G-specific adenine glycosylase gives MTPERFNSAVLDWFDRHGRHDLPWQQGITPYRVWVSEIMLQQTQVATVMGYFDRFMSALPTVADLAAAPEDEVLHLWTGLGYYTRARNLHKTAKIVMERHGGEFPRDAEQLAELPGIGRSTAGAIASISMGLRAPILDGNVKRVLARYLACDGYPGEPKVARQLWDAAERFTPHARVNHYTQAMMDLGATLCTRSKPSCLLCPLREGCRAHLLGREADFPVPKPRKELPRKRTLMPILANREGDILLYRRPSTGLWGGLWSFPELDDLAALDPLAQRHALRLGDRRELPGLTHTFSHFQLAIEPWLVRVEDAAPAVAEGDWLWYNLATPPRLGLAAPVKKLLKRAADVLNAGEMS, from the coding sequence ATGACCCCAGAACGCTTCAACTCGGCGGTGCTCGACTGGTTCGACCGCCATGGCCGCCATGACCTGCCCTGGCAACAGGGCATCACGCCCTACCGGGTGTGGGTCTCGGAAATCATGCTGCAGCAGACCCAGGTCGCCACCGTGATGGGCTACTTCGACCGCTTCATGAGCGCCCTGCCGACGGTGGCGGACCTCGCTGCCGCGCCGGAAGACGAAGTGCTGCACCTGTGGACGGGTCTGGGCTACTACACCCGCGCCCGCAACCTGCACAAGACCGCGAAAATAGTGATGGAACGGCACGGCGGCGAATTCCCCCGCGACGCCGAGCAGCTCGCCGAGCTGCCGGGCATCGGCCGCTCCACCGCCGGCGCCATCGCCAGTATTTCCATGGGCCTGCGCGCCCCGATCCTCGACGGCAACGTCAAGCGCGTGCTGGCGCGCTACCTGGCCTGCGACGGCTATCCGGGCGAGCCGAAGGTAGCCAGGCAACTGTGGGACGCCGCCGAGCGCTTCACGCCGCATGCGCGGGTCAACCACTACACCCAGGCGATGATGGACCTGGGCGCCACCCTCTGCACTCGCAGCAAACCCAGCTGCCTGCTCTGCCCGCTGCGCGAGGGCTGCCGCGCTCACCTGCTGGGCCGCGAAGCCGACTTCCCGGTGCCCAAGCCGCGCAAGGAACTGCCGCGCAAGCGCACGCTGATGCCGATCCTGGCCAATCGCGAAGGCGACATCCTGCTCTACCGCCGTCCTTCGACCGGCCTCTGGGGCGGGCTGTGGAGCTTCCCCGAACTGGACGACCTGGCCGCCCTCGACCCACTGGCCCAACGCCACGCCCTGCGCCTGGGCGATCGCCGCGAGCTGCCCGGCCTGACCCACACCTTCAGCCATTTCCAGCTGGCCATCGAGCCCTGGTTGGTGCGCGTCGAGGACGCAGCCCCCGCCGTGGCCGAGGGCGACTGGCTCTGGTATAACCTCGCCACCCCGCCGCGGCTCGGCCTTGCCGCCCCGGTGAAGAAGCTGCTCAAACGAGCCGCCGACGTGTTGAATGCAGGAGAAATGTCATGA
- the hisH gene encoding imidazole glycerol phosphate synthase subunit HisH has product MQTVAVIDYGMGNLHSVSKALERVGAGRVLVTSDANVIREADRVVFPGVGAIRDCMAEIKRLGFDSLVREVSQDRPFLGICVGMQALLEHSEENDGVDCIGLFPGKVRFFGKDLHEDGEHLKVPHMGWNEVAQSVDHPLWHDIPNNARFYFVHSYYIEAGNPRQVVGRGHYGRDFAAALADGSRFAVQFHPEKSHTHGLQLLQNFAAWDGRW; this is encoded by the coding sequence ATGCAGACGGTAGCCGTCATCGACTACGGCATGGGCAACCTGCACTCGGTGTCCAAGGCGCTGGAGCGCGTGGGTGCCGGGCGTGTGCTGGTGACCAGCGACGCCAATGTGATCCGCGAGGCCGACCGTGTGGTCTTCCCCGGCGTCGGCGCGATCCGCGACTGCATGGCTGAGATCAAGCGCCTGGGCTTCGACAGCCTGGTGCGTGAAGTCAGCCAGGACCGTCCGTTTCTCGGCATCTGTGTCGGCATGCAGGCGCTGCTGGAGCACAGCGAAGAGAACGACGGCGTCGACTGCATCGGCCTGTTCCCCGGCAAGGTGCGCTTCTTCGGCAAGGACCTGCACGAGGACGGCGAGCACCTGAAGGTGCCGCACATGGGCTGGAACGAAGTGGCGCAGAGCGTCGACCACCCGTTGTGGCACGACATCCCGAACAACGCGCGCTTCTATTTCGTGCACAGCTACTACATCGAGGCGGGCAACCCGCGCCAGGTGGTCGGTCGCGGCCATTACGGGCGTGATTTCGCTGCCGCTTTGGCTGACGGTTCGCGCTTCGCCGTGCAGTTCCACCCGGAGAAGAGCCACACCCACGGCCTGCAGCTGCTGCAGAACTTCGCCGCCTGGGACGGACGCTGGTAA
- a CDS encoding ABC transporter substrate-binding protein — MLKVLIKTLTLGLLLGAATARAELPADYKMVLLTENFPPFNMAVDDKNFARDEGIDGISADIVREMFKRAGIQYSLSLRFPWDRLYKLALDKPDYGLFSTTYTPERVPLFKWVGPIAKTSWVLLAPQGSSIKVKDLKDAAKYKLGAYKNDAVSQNLESQGIPVVNALRDQENVKKLTTGEIDLWATTDPVGRYLAKQEGVSGLQTVLRFNEAQLYLAINKDTPDEVVAKLQKALDEMRADGFIEQATNNYL, encoded by the coding sequence ATGCTGAAAGTCCTGATCAAGACCCTGACCCTGGGTCTGCTGTTGGGGGCCGCCACGGCCCGCGCCGAGTTGCCCGCCGATTACAAGATGGTGCTGCTCACCGAGAACTTCCCGCCTTTCAATATGGCGGTGGACGATAAGAACTTTGCCCGCGACGAAGGCATCGACGGTATCAGCGCCGATATCGTCCGCGAGATGTTCAAGCGCGCTGGCATCCAGTACAGCCTGAGCCTGCGTTTTCCCTGGGATCGACTGTACAAGCTGGCCCTGGACAAGCCCGACTATGGGCTGTTCTCCACCACTTACACCCCCGAGCGCGTACCGCTGTTCAAGTGGGTCGGGCCGATCGCCAAGACCAGCTGGGTGCTGCTGGCGCCGCAGGGCAGCTCGATCAAGGTCAAGGACCTCAAGGACGCCGCCAAGTACAAGCTCGGTGCCTACAAGAATGACGCCGTCAGCCAGAACCTGGAGAGCCAGGGCATCCCGGTGGTCAACGCGCTGCGCGATCAGGAAAACGTGAAGAAGCTGACCACCGGCGAGATCGATCTGTGGGCTACCACCGATCCGGTTGGCCGCTACCTGGCCAAGCAGGAAGGCGTATCCGGCCTGCAGACCGTGCTGCGCTTCAACGAGGCGCAGTTGTACCTGGCGATCAACAAGGACACGCCGGACGAGGTGGTGGCGAAGCTGCAGAAGGCGCTGGACGAGATGCGCGCGGATGGCTTCATCGAGCAGGCGACCAATAACTACCTGTAA
- a CDS encoding acetyl-CoA sensor PanZ family protein, whose product MPVIVQHLTQPSDQDRQDLLKIYADAPDWLLAPFANAEELVDHGLREGLLQTGRFNDRLLGAAWIERNADTWNLSRLCVRKVTRGRGVARRLLEEAQRLAILQGAALRLSAPADQPDAAAFAERLGLTLLPA is encoded by the coding sequence ATGCCCGTCATCGTCCAGCACCTGACCCAGCCCAGCGACCAGGACCGCCAGGATCTGCTGAAGATCTACGCCGACGCCCCGGACTGGCTGCTGGCGCCCTTCGCCAACGCCGAGGAGCTGGTGGATCACGGCCTGCGCGAAGGCCTGCTGCAGACCGGCCGCTTCAACGACCGCCTGCTGGGCGCCGCCTGGATCGAGCGCAACGCCGACACCTGGAACCTCTCACGCCTGTGCGTACGCAAGGTTACCCGCGGACGCGGCGTGGCCCGGCGCCTGCTGGAGGAAGCCCAGCGCCTGGCCATCCTGCAAGGCGCTGCGCTGCGCTTGAGCGCGCCGGCCGACCAACCGGACGCCGCGGCCTTCGCCGAACGCCTCGGGCTTACCCTGCTGCCAGCCTGA
- a CDS encoding DUF2164 domain-containing protein encodes MARQKDKPVILELDGAQRQSAARAIQRFLEDRFELDVGSFEAEEALDFFMREFGPLFYNKAIFDVQSHLKDRFESIESDLWALEKS; translated from the coding sequence ATGGCCCGCCAGAAGGACAAGCCCGTGATCCTCGAACTCGATGGCGCCCAGCGCCAGAGCGCGGCGCGGGCCATCCAGCGTTTTCTCGAAGACCGCTTCGAGCTGGACGTGGGCTCCTTTGAGGCCGAAGAGGCGCTGGATTTCTTCATGCGCGAGTTCGGCCCGCTGTTCTACAACAAGGCGATCTTCGACGTGCAATCTCACCTGAAAGACCGGTTCGAGAGCATCGAAAGCGACTTGTGGGCGCTCGAGAAGAGCTGA
- the hisA gene encoding 1-(5-phosphoribosyl)-5-[(5-phosphoribosylamino)methylideneamino]imidazole-4-carboxamide isomerase, with amino-acid sequence MLIIPAIDLKDGACVRLRQGLMEDATVFSDDPVSMAAKWVEGGCRRLHLVDLNGAFEGKPVNGEVVTAIAKRYPNLPIQIGGGIRSLETIEHYVRAGVSYVIIGTKAVKQPEFVGEACRAFPGKVIVGLDAKDGFVATDGWAEVSEVQVIDLAKRFEADGVSAIVYTDISKDGMMQGCNVEATAALANATRIPVIASGGIHNLGDIQKLLDARTPGIVGAITGRAIYEGTLDVAEAQALCDAFKG; translated from the coding sequence ATGCTGATCATCCCCGCAATCGATCTGAAAGACGGCGCCTGCGTGCGCCTGCGCCAGGGCCTGATGGAAGACGCCACGGTGTTCTCCGACGACCCGGTATCCATGGCCGCCAAATGGGTGGAGGGCGGCTGCCGTCGCCTGCACCTGGTGGACCTGAACGGCGCCTTCGAGGGCAAGCCGGTCAACGGTGAAGTGGTCACCGCCATCGCCAAGCGCTACCCGAACCTGCCGATCCAGATCGGCGGCGGCATCCGCTCGCTGGAAACCATCGAGCACTACGTGCGTGCAGGCGTCAGCTACGTGATCATCGGTACCAAGGCGGTCAAGCAGCCGGAGTTCGTCGGCGAAGCCTGCCGCGCCTTCCCGGGCAAAGTGATCGTCGGCCTCGACGCGAAGGACGGCTTCGTCGCCACCGACGGCTGGGCCGAGGTGAGCGAAGTGCAGGTGATCGACCTGGCCAAGCGCTTCGAGGCCGACGGCGTCTCCGCCATCGTCTACACGGACATCTCCAAGGACGGCATGATGCAGGGCTGCAACGTCGAAGCCACCGCCGCCCTGGCCAACGCCACGCGCATTCCGGTGATCGCTTCGGGCGGCATCCACAACCTGGGCGACATCCAGAAGCTGCTGGACGCCCGCACGCCGGGCATCGTCGGCGCCATCACTGGCCGCGCGATCTACGAAGGCACCCTGGACGTCGCCGAGGCCCAGGCACTGTGCGACGCCTTCAAGGGCTGA